The proteins below come from a single Acuticoccus sediminis genomic window:
- a CDS encoding chemotaxis protein CheW → MTKSLSRNALLDEADGFVTARLAGHWFALPISAVHEVFLLSRITTVPQSPPGIIGVLNLRGRIVTALDTRQILGFPRAEKPSTMAIGIERHGELFGLAVDEMGDVLTSVAAEREPAPMNLDRRWREIVTGVQRSDKHLVLIVAVDRLFDGVTSLVAA, encoded by the coding sequence GTGACCAAGAGCCTGTCCCGCAACGCACTTCTGGACGAGGCGGACGGCTTCGTCACCGCCCGGCTCGCCGGGCACTGGTTCGCGCTGCCGATCTCCGCCGTCCACGAGGTCTTCCTGCTGTCGCGCATCACCACGGTGCCGCAGTCGCCGCCGGGCATCATCGGCGTCCTCAATCTGCGCGGCAGGATCGTCACGGCGCTGGACACGCGCCAGATCCTCGGCTTTCCACGCGCCGAGAAGCCGTCGACCATGGCGATCGGCATCGAGCGGCACGGCGAGCTCTTCGGCCTCGCCGTGGATGAGATGGGCGACGTCCTCACCTCGGTCGCGGCCGAGCGGGAGCCGGCGCCGATGAACCTCGACCGGCGTTGGCGCGAGATCGTCACCGGCGTTCAGCGGTCCGACAAGCACCTGGTGCTGATCGTGGCCGTGGACCGCTTGTTCGATGGCGTGACCTCGCTGGTTGCCGCATGA
- a CDS encoding methyl-accepting chemotaxis protein, giving the protein MSVLLRILTIVAIMSVAIVALVVVAATGTSSMNASIAGLKQSAARMFTVLDIGGELRTLESDISRVADADSVAEVQDDVGRIARSDKALVKLRDKLVEFDRMRGQTGMGSLATLVTEILAEVDEALDDPVLQSDAGAAGSAFDKVRATLEAARERVNFNRSQSIDNLTKLVDDGEAAGATALWTIIACGVGAIVAGFGVSYWIASSRIVRPLVLVSSRIHDLEVGELDHEVEGTDRKDEIGTLAKTAEALRVRLQEIETMRLAARREREDRAQSQKDAIERQIARLEQDVNSVVRTLSAAATQLSSSAGQLRGNAQTSTTQSDRVSHAAEETSANVQAVASAAEELAASAQEIGGQVAQSTQISMEALQQAESATTVVEGLSNSARKIGQVVDLIEDIASQTNLLALNATIEAARAGDAGKGFAVVAMEVKSLAEQTGNATKEISAQINAVQGDVDRVVDAIQSLKSSFTRANELAGSVASAIEQQSAATSAIAQSVQQAAVSTQDVSSIIVDVSKAANDTGTGASEIVSASDDLSKQADTLRNRMASFIVSMRSDAA; this is encoded by the coding sequence ATGTCAGTACTACTGCGCATTCTCACCATCGTCGCGATCATGAGCGTCGCGATCGTCGCGCTCGTCGTGGTCGCCGCCACGGGGACCTCGTCCATGAACGCATCCATCGCCGGGCTGAAACAGTCGGCGGCCCGGATGTTCACGGTGCTCGACATCGGAGGCGAGTTGCGCACGCTGGAATCGGACATCTCCCGTGTCGCCGATGCCGATTCGGTCGCCGAGGTCCAGGACGACGTCGGGCGCATCGCGAGGTCGGACAAGGCGCTCGTGAAGCTCCGCGACAAGCTCGTCGAGTTTGACCGCATGCGCGGGCAGACCGGCATGGGCTCGCTGGCGACGCTGGTCACCGAGATCCTCGCCGAGGTCGACGAGGCCCTCGACGATCCGGTCCTCCAGTCCGACGCCGGCGCCGCCGGTTCCGCGTTCGATAAGGTGCGCGCCACCCTCGAGGCCGCGCGCGAGCGGGTGAACTTCAATCGGTCGCAGTCGATCGACAACCTCACGAAGCTCGTGGACGACGGCGAGGCGGCGGGCGCGACCGCGCTCTGGACGATCATCGCCTGCGGTGTCGGCGCGATCGTCGCCGGATTCGGCGTGTCCTACTGGATCGCGAGCTCCAGGATCGTCCGTCCTCTGGTCCTCGTGTCGAGCCGCATCCACGACCTCGAGGTCGGCGAGCTCGACCACGAGGTGGAGGGGACCGACCGCAAGGACGAGATCGGCACCCTCGCCAAGACGGCCGAGGCGCTGCGGGTCCGCCTGCAGGAGATCGAGACGATGCGCCTCGCGGCCCGCCGGGAGCGCGAGGACCGGGCACAGAGCCAGAAGGATGCCATCGAGCGGCAGATCGCCCGGCTCGAGCAGGACGTGAACTCGGTGGTGCGGACGCTGTCCGCGGCCGCGACGCAGCTCTCATCGAGCGCCGGCCAGCTCCGTGGCAACGCGCAGACCTCGACCACGCAGTCCGACCGGGTCTCGCACGCCGCGGAGGAGACCTCCGCCAACGTTCAGGCCGTCGCCTCCGCCGCGGAGGAGCTTGCCGCGTCGGCGCAGGAGATCGGCGGCCAGGTCGCCCAGTCGACGCAGATCTCCATGGAGGCGCTGCAGCAGGCGGAGAGCGCGACGACAGTGGTGGAGGGGCTGTCCAATTCCGCCCGCAAGATCGGCCAGGTCGTCGACCTCATCGAGGACATCGCCAGCCAGACGAACCTCCTCGCCCTCAACGCCACGATCGAGGCGGCGCGGGCGGGCGATGCCGGCAAGGGCTTCGCAGTCGTGGCGATGGAGGTGAAGTCGCTGGCCGAGCAGACGGGCAATGCGACGAAGGAGATCTCGGCCCAGATCAACGCCGTCCAGGGCGACGTGGACCGCGTGGTCGATGCGATCCAGAGCCTGAAGTCGAGCTTCACGCGGGCCAACGAGCTCGCGGGCAGCGTGGCCTCCGCCATCGAGCAGCAATCGGCCGCGACCAGCGCCATCGCACAGTCGGTGCAGCAGGCGGCAGTCTCCACGCAAGATGTCTCGTCCATCATCGTCGACGTGTCGAAGGCCGCGAACGACACCGGGACCGGCGCGAGCGAGATCGTCTCCGCCTCCGACGACCTTTCGAAGCAGGCCGATACCCTGCGCAACCGGATGGCGAGCTTCATCGTCTCCATGCGCTCCGACGCCGCCTGA
- a CDS encoding chemotaxis protein CheB: protein MAPDQERKRLQLLAHSAALRTALRRALNHSNYALTPDAVGPSDVKRAFDEARPDCLVLDTELPGLRGLGLLQQIARADPRLPIVVVAPEAEMAQMRTEAVEKGAIGVISKPASDEPFALRPVATAVIDMLDAQFGFKTRQRHSHGAPSIVSAPKPTVTSIAGPRFDAPGTGRADTALRTAAAPPRVAGATAAPTRQPRVHRPPPQVLVVASSTGGPQALITLFSGVNPAVVTVPVLIVQHMPAAFTPILAEHITRATAWTALEAKSDEPLVPGEIRIAPGGHHMVVCNAGGAKRLKLTDTEPVNFCRPSADVLFVSAAEVFGRGVLGVILTGMGNDGCQGAKVINAAGGAIYAQDKETSVVWGMPGAAVGAGVADRVFPLPEIAPAVQAAMKGVY, encoded by the coding sequence ATGGCGCCGGATCAGGAACGCAAGCGGCTCCAGCTGCTGGCCCACTCCGCAGCGCTGCGTACGGCGCTGCGGCGGGCGCTCAACCATTCGAACTACGCCCTCACGCCCGACGCCGTCGGCCCCTCCGACGTCAAGCGCGCGTTCGACGAGGCCCGGCCGGACTGCCTCGTCCTCGACACCGAGCTCCCGGGCCTGCGGGGCCTGGGGCTCCTGCAGCAGATCGCCCGGGCGGATCCGCGCCTGCCGATCGTCGTCGTGGCGCCCGAGGCCGAGATGGCGCAGATGCGCACCGAGGCGGTCGAGAAGGGCGCCATCGGGGTGATCAGCAAGCCGGCCTCCGACGAGCCGTTCGCGCTGCGGCCGGTCGCGACGGCCGTCATCGACATGCTGGACGCGCAGTTCGGCTTCAAGACCCGCCAGCGGCATTCCCACGGCGCACCGTCCATCGTCTCGGCGCCGAAGCCGACGGTGACGAGCATCGCCGGCCCCCGTTTCGACGCGCCTGGCACCGGCCGGGCCGACACCGCGCTCAGGACCGCCGCCGCGCCGCCGAGGGTTGCCGGCGCGACGGCGGCCCCGACGCGTCAGCCGCGGGTCCACCGCCCGCCGCCCCAGGTGCTCGTCGTGGCCAGCTCCACCGGCGGCCCGCAGGCGCTGATCACACTGTTCTCGGGCGTCAATCCGGCGGTCGTCACCGTTCCGGTGCTGATCGTCCAGCACATGCCGGCCGCCTTCACGCCGATCCTCGCCGAGCACATCACGCGGGCCACCGCCTGGACGGCGCTCGAGGCGAAGTCGGACGAACCGCTGGTGCCCGGCGAGATCCGCATCGCGCCCGGGGGTCATCACATGGTGGTCTGCAACGCGGGCGGGGCGAAGCGGCTGAAGCTGACCGACACCGAGCCCGTCAACTTCTGCCGTCCGTCGGCCGACGTCCTCTTCGTCTCCGCCGCCGAGGTGTTCGGACGCGGCGTGCTCGGCGTCATCCTGACCGGCATGGGCAACGACGGATGTCAGGGCGCCAAGGTCATCAACGCGGCCGGTGGAGCGATCTATGCGCAGGACAAGGAGACCAGCGTGGTCTGGGGGATGCCGGGTGCCGCCGTGGGAGCGGGGGTCGCGGACCGCGTCTTTCCGCTGCCTGAAATCGCGCCGGCGGTCCAAGCCGCGATGAAGGGGGTCTACTGA
- the flhA gene encoding flagellar biosynthesis protein FlhA, producing the protein MSIQSVTPKPFAGIVPAGMRDVAFAIGVVGMLAVLILPIPTFLIDVSLALSIALSVLILMVALWIEKPLEFSSFPTILLMATMMRLAITIATTRLILSHGHEGVTAAGNVIAGFSNFLMSGDFVIGIVVFLILVIVNFLVITKGATRIAEVGARFTLDAIPGKQMAIDADLSSGLINDAEAQRRRRELEEESSFFGSMDGASKFVRGEAVASLIVIAVNIFGGIVIATTRHDMPLSKAADVFTRLSVGDGLVGQIPALVISLAAGLLVSKGGTRGSADKAILGQLGAYPKALLMAAGLMALFAIFPGLPTIPFVILASILAFVAYTIPRQRRAEAAAEKAAAERKADEEARTQKDSVKAELDIPEIELVVGKQLARTVLRSPTELAHRVAKIRRKFAREFGFVIPEIKVTESLTVPSKGYEIHIHGTAVGSHELRVGDYLIVTAEAPPPQVPHDETRDPAFGMKAVWINEAFAADVKRDGFVPIDNLSVVLTHLVEITRNNLAQLLSYKDMRALLDRLDPEYKRLIEEIVPSQISNSGLQAVLKLLLAERVSIRNLHLILEAIAEVAPHARRAEVVAEHVRIRMAQQICGDLAENGSLHVLRLGNRWDLAFHQGLKRDAKGEVIELAMDPRIVEEFGEAASKVINEMLAIHARFAIVTAPDARPYVRLIIERMFPSIPVLSHLEIARGTTVQPIGAIS; encoded by the coding sequence GCATGCGCGACGTCGCCTTCGCGATCGGCGTCGTCGGCATGCTCGCGGTGCTGATCCTGCCGATTCCGACCTTCCTCATCGACGTGTCGCTGGCGCTGTCGATCGCGCTGTCGGTGCTGATCCTCATGGTGGCGCTGTGGATCGAGAAGCCGCTCGAGTTCTCGTCCTTCCCGACGATCCTGCTGATGGCGACGATGATGCGGCTCGCGATCACCATCGCGACCACGCGGCTCATCCTGTCGCATGGCCACGAGGGCGTCACGGCGGCGGGCAACGTCATCGCCGGCTTCTCGAACTTCCTGATGTCCGGCGACTTCGTCATCGGCATCGTGGTGTTCCTGATCCTCGTGATCGTCAACTTCCTCGTGATCACGAAGGGCGCCACCCGGATCGCCGAGGTCGGCGCGCGCTTCACCCTGGACGCCATTCCGGGCAAACAGATGGCGATCGACGCGGACCTGTCGTCGGGCCTCATCAACGACGCCGAGGCGCAGCGCCGCCGCCGCGAGCTCGAGGAGGAGTCCTCCTTCTTCGGCTCCATGGACGGCGCGTCGAAGTTCGTGCGCGGGGAGGCGGTCGCCTCGCTCATCGTCATCGCGGTGAACATCTTCGGCGGCATCGTCATCGCGACGACGCGGCACGACATGCCGCTGTCGAAGGCGGCGGACGTGTTCACCCGCCTGTCGGTGGGCGACGGCCTGGTCGGGCAGATCCCGGCGCTCGTCATCTCGCTCGCGGCGGGTCTCCTCGTGTCCAAGGGCGGCACGCGCGGATCGGCCGACAAGGCGATCCTCGGCCAGCTCGGCGCCTACCCCAAGGCGCTGCTGATGGCGGCCGGGCTGATGGCGCTGTTCGCGATCTTCCCCGGGCTGCCGACCATCCCGTTCGTCATCCTGGCGAGCATCCTCGCCTTCGTCGCCTATACGATCCCGCGGCAGCGCAGGGCCGAGGCCGCGGCGGAGAAGGCGGCGGCCGAACGCAAGGCCGACGAGGAGGCACGCACCCAGAAGGATTCGGTGAAGGCCGAGCTCGACATTCCCGAGATCGAGCTCGTCGTCGGCAAGCAGCTCGCCCGCACCGTGCTGCGCTCGCCGACCGAGCTTGCGCACCGCGTGGCGAAGATCCGCCGCAAGTTCGCGCGCGAGTTCGGCTTCGTGATCCCCGAGATCAAGGTCACCGAAAGCCTGACCGTCCCCTCCAAGGGCTACGAGATCCACATCCACGGCACTGCGGTCGGGAGCCATGAGCTGCGCGTCGGCGACTACCTCATCGTCACCGCCGAGGCGCCGCCGCCGCAGGTGCCGCACGACGAGACCCGCGACCCCGCGTTCGGCATGAAGGCGGTGTGGATCAACGAGGCCTTCGCGGCGGACGTTAAGCGCGACGGCTTCGTCCCCATCGACAACCTCTCTGTCGTCCTGACCCACCTCGTCGAGATCACCCGCAACAACCTCGCGCAGCTCCTCTCCTACAAGGACATGCGCGCGCTGCTCGACCGGCTGGATCCGGAATACAAGCGCCTCATCGAGGAGATCGTGCCGTCGCAGATCTCCAACTCCGGCCTCCAGGCGGTGCTGAAGCTGCTGCTCGCCGAACGCGTCTCCATCCGCAACCTCCACCTCATCCTCGAGGCGATCGCGGAAGTGGCACCGCATGCCCGTCGGGCCGAGGTGGTGGCCGAGCACGTGCGCATCCGCATGGCGCAGCAGATCTGCGGCGACCTCGCCGAGAACGGCTCGCTCCATGTGCTGCGGCTCGGCAACCGCTGGGACCTCGCGTTCCACCAGGGGCTGAAGCGCGACGCCAAGGGCGAGGTGATCGAGCTCGCCATGGACCCGCGGATCGTCGAGGAGTTCGGCGAGGCCGCCTCGAAGGTCATCAACGAGATGCTGGCGATCCACGCGCGCTTCGCCATCGTCACGGCACCGGACGCACGGCCCTATGTGCGCCTCATCATCGAGCGGATGTTCCCCTCGATTCCGGTCCTGTCGCACCTCGAGATCGCCCGCGGCACCACCGTCCAGCCGATCGGCGCCATCTCGTGA
- a CDS encoding rod-binding protein has protein sequence MTTIPPINALPSADLTPPLPSSRAAHPAGTGAAHPEFAEAIRAAASSAMRAQRDTSVGQEFEAVALTSFIQHLLPSEDSIVWGGQAGRLWRGVFAQHLASEVAAAGGIGIADIINTTLAERTGDGS, from the coding sequence ATGACGACCATACCCCCCATCAACGCCCTCCCGTCGGCGGACCTCACTCCGCCCCTGCCCTCGTCCCGCGCCGCGCATCCGGCCGGGACCGGCGCCGCGCATCCGGAGTTCGCCGAGGCCATCCGGGCCGCGGCATCGTCCGCCATGCGCGCGCAGCGGGACACGTCCGTCGGCCAGGAGTTCGAGGCCGTCGCTCTGACCTCGTTCATTCAGCACCTGCTGCCGAGCGAGGATTCGATTGTGTGGGGCGGCCAGGCCGGCCGCCTGTGGCGCGGCGTATTTGCGCAACACCTCGCATCCGAGGTGGCCGCCGCCGGCGGCATCGGCATCGCCGACATCATCAACACCACGCTCGCAGAGCGAACAGGAGACGGGTCATGA
- a CDS encoding flagellar biosynthetic protein FliR, with amino-acid sequence MTEPGPDALVLAVVFARVGGVFMIAPGLSSMRAPVQVKLFVALGIALAVAPLVLDRAVDAVGQATPGDLVAVLVTETIIGFLIGLLSRCLMMALQTISVGIANAIGLGGVPGLTLEAGEQGQAAATLFMATATVIIFVADLHYEILRALVGSYRVLAPGAVLDVRQSLVSVTDQLAAAFFVALRLAAPFLIYSVVVNFAIGITNKLTPSIPVFFVSLPFVTAGGLIMMALAIREVMVAFSDAFRQLTGAL; translated from the coding sequence GTGACCGAGCCGGGGCCCGACGCCCTGGTGCTCGCCGTCGTGTTCGCCCGCGTCGGCGGGGTGTTCATGATCGCGCCGGGGCTGTCCTCCATGCGCGCGCCAGTGCAGGTGAAGCTCTTCGTCGCGCTCGGCATCGCGCTCGCGGTCGCGCCGCTCGTCCTCGACCGGGCGGTCGATGCGGTGGGGCAGGCGACGCCGGGCGACCTCGTCGCGGTCCTCGTCACCGAGACGATCATCGGCTTCCTCATCGGGCTCCTGTCTCGCTGCCTCATGATGGCGCTGCAGACGATCTCTGTGGGGATCGCCAACGCCATCGGCCTCGGCGGCGTGCCGGGTCTGACGCTGGAGGCCGGCGAGCAGGGGCAGGCGGCGGCGACGCTCTTCATGGCGACGGCGACCGTCATCATCTTCGTCGCGGACCTGCACTACGAGATCCTGCGCGCCCTCGTCGGCTCCTACCGGGTGCTGGCGCCCGGCGCGGTGCTCGACGTCCGGCAGTCGCTGGTGTCGGTCACGGACCAGCTCGCGGCCGCCTTCTTCGTGGCGCTGCGGCTCGCCGCGCCGTTCCTCATCTATTCGGTGGTGGTGAACTTCGCGATCGGCATCACCAACAAGCTGACGCCGTCGATCCCGGTGTTCTTCGTGTCGCTGCCGTTCGTCACCGCTGGCGGCCTCATCATGATGGCGCTCGCGATCCGGGAGGTGATGGTCGCCTTCTCCGACGCCTTCCGTCAGCTGACGGGGGCGCTATGA
- a CDS encoding hybrid sensor histidine kinase/response regulator has product MDGIDELLAEFITDTTEALEQVDVKLVELETEPEPAAMLNELFRLMHTIKGTCGFLGLPRMAGLAHHAETLMDRLRNGEPVTNDAIDAMLRVADRLKFLLGAIESNGGAEPEGDDEAIIQALQLAGSDGASEVPAAAVAHDEAPGAEPEPAAMPAEEAPKAAAAPPKPAPKPAAKPAAKAEEKSAGGDGGDAGSSSIRVSVETLEHLMTVVSELVLTRNELTEIMRNEERTTHKLALQRLSTVTGELQQAVMSTRMQPIGNAWRKLPRIVRDVAASLGKNIELEMNGAQTELDRQVLESIKDPLMHMVRNAADHGLETPAERLASGKSEKGHIILNAYHEGGQILVEISDDGRGLNVDRIKAKAVERGITTQEDADRMTNEQIFGFIFEPGFSTAAQVTSVSGRGVGMDVVQSNVERIGGSIDVRSVEGQGSIFTLKIPLTLAILRALIVGVDGEDFAIPQTSVDELLKVEPGAAHSIQLIKDSPVLRSRDRLLPIVDLRTILQLPSAFDENGQPRMANEQTEGFVMVIRARGLRFGMLVDSVLRTEEIVVKPLPGALRNIEHFSGSTILGDGRVIMIVDPNGVRSAAATPSEASMAPSNTEEEEAENQEDKQLLLMFRAASHNRKALPISLITRLEDVCLTDADQSEGQWHIQYNNELIPLVWFGAPPDPTSKERKPLLVMSDDGKSMGLLVDEIVDIVEDVVDVQIPSEQQGILGSAIIGGAHAEVIDVGYFLGLASSHWFDPHQRAKVDDTVKILLVDDSPFFRNLVAPVVRAAGFDPVVCSSGAQALDKLQGGLHPKVIVTDVDMPEMDGFEFAREARKIERLKKVPIVALTGMLTDEAIAQAREGGFSDYISKLDRNGLIDALREFTKPKSEEVAA; this is encoded by the coding sequence ATGGACGGGATCGACGAACTCCTCGCCGAATTCATCACCGACACGACCGAGGCGCTGGAGCAGGTGGACGTCAAGCTGGTCGAGCTCGAGACCGAGCCCGAGCCGGCGGCGATGCTCAACGAGCTGTTCCGCCTGATGCACACGATCAAGGGCACGTGCGGCTTCCTCGGCCTGCCGCGCATGGCCGGTCTCGCGCACCACGCCGAGACGCTGATGGATCGCCTGCGCAACGGCGAGCCGGTCACGAACGACGCCATCGACGCGATGCTGCGCGTCGCGGACCGACTGAAGTTCCTGCTGGGCGCGATCGAGTCGAACGGCGGCGCGGAGCCCGAGGGCGACGACGAGGCGATCATCCAGGCGCTGCAGCTCGCGGGCTCGGACGGCGCGTCGGAAGTCCCGGCGGCCGCCGTCGCGCACGACGAGGCGCCCGGGGCCGAGCCGGAGCCCGCCGCCATGCCGGCCGAGGAGGCCCCGAAGGCGGCTGCGGCGCCTCCCAAGCCCGCACCGAAACCCGCGGCCAAGCCGGCGGCGAAGGCCGAGGAGAAGTCGGCCGGCGGCGACGGCGGCGATGCCGGCTCCAGCTCCATCCGCGTGTCGGTCGAGACGCTCGAGCACCTGATGACCGTCGTCTCAGAGCTGGTGCTGACGCGCAACGAGCTGACGGAGATCATGCGCAACGAGGAGCGCACGACCCACAAGCTCGCCCTGCAGCGCCTCTCCACCGTGACGGGCGAACTGCAACAGGCGGTCATGTCGACCCGGATGCAGCCGATCGGCAACGCCTGGCGCAAGCTTCCGCGCATCGTGCGCGACGTCGCCGCGAGCCTCGGCAAGAACATCGAGCTCGAGATGAACGGCGCGCAGACCGAGCTCGACAGGCAGGTGCTGGAGTCCATCAAGGACCCGCTCATGCACATGGTTCGGAACGCGGCCGACCACGGCCTCGAGACGCCGGCCGAGCGGCTCGCCTCCGGCAAGTCCGAGAAGGGTCACATCATCCTCAACGCCTACCACGAAGGCGGGCAGATCCTCGTCGAGATCAGCGACGACGGGCGCGGTCTCAACGTCGACCGGATCAAGGCCAAGGCGGTCGAGCGTGGCATCACCACGCAGGAAGACGCCGACCGGATGACCAACGAGCAGATCTTCGGCTTCATCTTCGAGCCGGGCTTCTCGACCGCCGCCCAGGTCACCTCGGTCTCCGGGCGCGGCGTCGGCATGGACGTGGTGCAGTCGAACGTGGAGCGCATCGGCGGCTCGATCGACGTGCGCTCGGTGGAGGGGCAGGGGTCGATCTTCACCCTGAAGATTCCGCTGACGCTCGCCATCCTGCGGGCCCTCATCGTCGGCGTCGACGGCGAGGACTTCGCGATCCCGCAGACGTCGGTGGACGAGCTTCTGAAGGTGGAGCCCGGCGCGGCGCACTCGATCCAGCTCATCAAGGACTCGCCCGTCCTGCGCTCGCGCGACCGGCTGTTGCCGATCGTCGACCTGCGCACGATCCTGCAGCTTCCGTCCGCCTTCGACGAGAACGGCCAGCCGAGGATGGCGAACGAGCAGACCGAGGGCTTCGTGATGGTGATCCGTGCCCGGGGCCTGCGCTTCGGCATGCTGGTCGACTCGGTGCTGCGCACGGAGGAGATCGTGGTGAAGCCGCTCCCCGGCGCGCTGCGCAACATCGAGCACTTCTCCGGGTCGACCATCCTCGGCGACGGCCGCGTGATCATGATCGTCGACCCGAACGGCGTGCGTTCGGCTGCTGCGACACCGTCGGAGGCGTCCATGGCTCCCTCGAACACCGAGGAGGAGGAGGCGGAGAACCAGGAGGACAAGCAGCTCCTCCTCATGTTCCGCGCCGCCTCGCACAACCGCAAGGCGCTGCCGATCAGCCTCATCACGCGCCTCGAGGACGTGTGCCTGACCGATGCCGACCAGTCGGAGGGCCAGTGGCACATCCAGTACAACAACGAGCTGATCCCGCTGGTGTGGTTCGGCGCGCCGCCCGACCCGACATCGAAGGAGCGCAAGCCGCTCCTCGTCATGTCGGACGACGGCAAGTCGATGGGCCTCCTCGTGGACGAGATCGTCGACATCGTGGAGGACGTGGTCGACGTGCAGATCCCGTCCGAGCAGCAGGGGATCCTCGGCAGCGCCATCATCGGCGGCGCGCACGCGGAGGTCATCGACGTCGGCTACTTCCTCGGTCTCGCGTCCTCGCACTGGTTCGATCCGCACCAGCGCGCCAAGGTGGACGACACGGTCAAGATCCTGCTCGTCGACGACTCGCCCTTCTTCCGCAACCTCGTCGCCCCCGTGGTGCGCGCGGCCGGCTTCGACCCGGTGGTCTGCTCCTCCGGCGCCCAGGCGCTCGACAAGCTCCAGGGCGGCCTTCACCCGAAGGTCATCGTCACCGACGTCGACATGCCTGAGATGGACGGCTTCGAGTTCGCCCGCGAAGCCCGCAAGATCGAGCGGCTCAAAAAGGTGCCGATCGTCGCGCTCACCGGCATGCTCACGGACGAGGCGATCGCCCAGGCCCGGGAAGGCGGGTTCTCCGACTACATCTCCAAGCTCGACCGCAACGGTCTCATCGACGCGCTGCGCGAGTTCACCAAGCCCAAGTCCGAGGAGGTCGCCGCGTGA
- a CDS encoding CheR family methyltransferase encodes MVRDDDFDYLRRILKDRSGLALSADKQYLVTTRLKPICEAHGFKDLAELVGAMRGMRGRDIIEEVVDAMTTNESLFFRDQAPFECLVGHMLPQLIAARGGKPIRIWCAAASTGQEPYSIAILLEENAAKFGRQSFEIVATDISQAALARARAGEYTQFEVGRGMPQQYLSRYFTRGEKNHYLIAQSIKNRVSFQSRNLLDPFDRMGQFDIVFCRNVLIYFDRPTKTQVLERMARLMPQDGFLILGGPETTLGLTARFARHGQWRNVYIRNQADTASQSDRICA; translated from the coding sequence ATGGTTCGCGATGACGACTTCGACTATCTGCGGCGGATCCTGAAGGACCGTTCGGGCCTCGCCCTCAGCGCGGACAAGCAGTACCTCGTCACGACGCGCCTCAAGCCGATCTGCGAGGCGCACGGCTTCAAGGACCTCGCCGAACTCGTCGGCGCGATGCGCGGCATGCGCGGACGCGACATCATCGAGGAGGTGGTCGACGCGATGACCACCAACGAGTCGCTCTTCTTCCGCGATCAGGCCCCGTTCGAGTGCCTGGTGGGCCACATGCTGCCGCAGCTCATCGCCGCGCGCGGGGGCAAGCCCATCCGCATCTGGTGTGCCGCTGCGTCGACGGGTCAGGAGCCCTACTCGATCGCGATCCTCCTGGAGGAGAACGCGGCGAAGTTCGGCCGGCAGTCGTTCGAGATCGTCGCCACGGACATCAGCCAGGCCGCGCTCGCCCGCGCCCGGGCGGGCGAATACACCCAGTTCGAGGTCGGCCGCGGGATGCCGCAACAGTACCTCTCGCGCTATTTCACCCGCGGCGAGAAGAACCATTACCTGATCGCGCAGTCGATCAAGAACCGGGTCTCCTTCCAGTCCCGCAACCTGCTCGACCCGTTCGACCGGATGGGGCAGTTCGACATCGTCTTCTGCCGCAACGTGCTGATCTACTTCGACCGGCCGACCAAGACGCAGGTGCTCGAACGGATGGCGCGGCTGATGCCGCAGGACGGCTTCCTCATCCTCGGCGGGCCCGAGACCACGCTGGGCCTGACCGCGCGGTTCGCCCGCCACGGCCAGTGGCGCAACGTCTACATCCGCAACCAGGCCGATACCGCGTCCCAGTCCGACCGCATCTGCGCCTGA